A part of Citrifermentans bremense genomic DNA contains:
- a CDS encoding DEAD/DEAH box helicase → MLTPKEYQTRTLETLKQYFATCQKLGDADTAFYNLTKQIHGIGIPYREVKELPGLPYVCLRIPTGGGKTLVACHSIGIAANDLLHADAPVVLWLVPSNAIKDQTISALKDRKHPYRQALEEASSSVSVLSVQEALYVTRPTLTAGTTVIVSTMQAFRVDETEGRKVYEQSGALMDHFTGIEPALLASLEKHEDGKPVTSLANLLRLHRPVVIVDEAHNARTTLSFETLARFNPSCILEFTATPDTEASPSNVLHSVSAAELKADNMIKLPIRLETRPSWKELVGDAIALRQHLEELAVAERKATGEYIRPIVLLQAQPQAQHQDRLTVEVVEQCLLEDFAIPAEHIRRATGTDKGLEGLNLSLPSCDVRYIITVQALREGWDCPFAYVLCSVAEMRSSTAVEQILGRIMRLPSAKRKLREELNMSYAFAASQNFIEAANALEDALVQNGFNRQEAKDLIGKMPEKPQGGLEQFWTTSTETVKEVPKLDTLPASLAQKVTYDAQKGELTFTGVMDENEKVALQSCVTTPEAKASIERVFKKSHGLGTEKPKSPAERGEPFSLPVLSIKQGNLFEAFEQTHFLEMPWKLSECDPRLTEAEFSEKHFDGKVVEIDISDKGKLAQRFIPELQSQMSLIAQEKTQTVANLVYWLDRTIPHPDITPSETGPFLTAVVLYLVEQRGFKLSHLYHDKYTLRQKVTEKIEQHRQQAQTLAYQSLLLPECPTPLVVNPNVCFSFMPHEYPYNTRYEGSYQFKKHYYKEVGNLKHTGEEYDCAVFLDTLPEVKFWVRNIERRERHSFSLQTTTDKFYPDFVAMLTDGRYLVVEYKGQDRWSNDDSKEKRALGELWEKRSGGSCLFIMPNGKDLEAIRMKAQS, encoded by the coding sequence ATGCTTACACCGAAGGAGTACCAGACACGCACGCTAGAAACTTTGAAGCAATACTTCGCTACTTGCCAAAAGCTAGGAGATGCTGACACAGCCTTCTACAATCTAACCAAGCAAATACACGGCATAGGTATTCCGTATAGAGAGGTTAAGGAGCTTCCCGGCTTGCCTTATGTGTGCCTTAGGATTCCTACAGGTGGCGGGAAGACACTTGTTGCTTGTCACTCCATAGGCATTGCAGCTAACGACCTGCTACACGCTGATGCTCCGGTGGTCTTGTGGCTTGTTCCATCTAACGCAATCAAAGACCAGACTATTTCCGCCTTGAAGGATCGGAAACATCCGTATCGGCAAGCGCTTGAAGAAGCAAGTTCATCCGTGTCGGTGCTCTCAGTCCAAGAGGCGCTTTATGTGACTCGTCCGACACTTACAGCAGGCACTACGGTTATCGTGTCAACCATGCAAGCCTTCCGAGTGGACGAGACGGAAGGACGTAAGGTGTATGAGCAGTCGGGTGCGCTCATGGATCACTTCACCGGTATTGAGCCGGCGTTACTGGCGTCATTGGAGAAACACGAAGACGGGAAGCCTGTTACGTCCTTAGCTAACCTCCTGCGGCTGCATCGTCCTGTTGTGATAGTAGATGAAGCCCACAATGCCCGGACTACACTTTCCTTTGAGACGCTAGCACGATTCAACCCTTCCTGCATCTTGGAGTTTACGGCAACGCCAGACACGGAGGCCAGCCCGAGTAACGTGTTGCACTCCGTTTCTGCTGCTGAACTCAAAGCGGACAACATGATAAAGCTCCCGATCCGCCTTGAGACGCGCCCTAGCTGGAAAGAGCTTGTTGGAGATGCGATTGCACTCAGGCAGCACTTAGAGGAACTGGCCGTAGCTGAGAGGAAAGCAACCGGTGAGTACATACGGCCTATTGTGCTGCTTCAGGCCCAACCTCAAGCACAGCACCAGGATCGTCTTACGGTTGAGGTTGTAGAGCAGTGCTTACTTGAGGACTTCGCAATACCGGCTGAACACATAAGACGAGCCACCGGAACTGACAAAGGGCTTGAAGGTCTTAACCTGTCCCTGCCTTCTTGTGATGTGCGATACATCATCACGGTACAGGCTCTCCGGGAAGGGTGGGATTGTCCCTTTGCATACGTACTGTGCTCTGTTGCCGAAATGCGTTCTTCAACCGCTGTTGAACAAATCCTTGGGCGGATCATGCGTCTTCCAAGCGCCAAGAGGAAGTTGCGTGAAGAACTAAACATGTCCTATGCTTTTGCTGCTAGTCAGAACTTCATAGAAGCTGCGAACGCCCTAGAAGACGCGCTTGTTCAAAACGGTTTCAATCGACAAGAGGCAAAGGACCTTATTGGTAAGATGCCCGAGAAGCCGCAAGGGGGTCTTGAGCAGTTCTGGACAACCTCAACGGAGACCGTCAAAGAGGTTCCTAAGCTGGACACCCTGCCAGCAAGCCTAGCCCAAAAGGTAACGTATGACGCTCAAAAGGGTGAACTTACCTTCACTGGCGTAATGGACGAGAACGAGAAGGTAGCACTTCAAAGCTGCGTCACCACACCAGAGGCCAAGGCAAGCATTGAGCGCGTGTTCAAAAAATCTCATGGCCTTGGTACAGAGAAACCTAAGTCACCCGCTGAACGTGGTGAACCATTCTCACTCCCTGTGCTGTCCATCAAGCAGGGCAACTTGTTTGAAGCCTTTGAACAAACGCACTTCTTGGAAATGCCGTGGAAGCTCTCAGAGTGCGATCCTCGTTTGACAGAAGCAGAGTTCTCAGAGAAGCACTTTGACGGGAAGGTAGTAGAAATCGACATAAGCGACAAGGGGAAGTTGGCTCAGAGGTTCATTCCCGAGTTGCAGAGCCAAATGTCTCTCATTGCACAGGAGAAGACTCAGACCGTTGCGAACCTTGTGTACTGGCTAGACAGAACGATTCCGCACCCGGACATCACACCTAGCGAGACAGGGCCGTTCCTGACAGCAGTTGTGCTTTATCTTGTAGAGCAGCGGGGCTTTAAGCTCAGCCACCTGTACCATGACAAGTACACCCTCAGGCAGAAGGTAACGGAGAAGATCGAGCAGCACAGACAGCAAGCACAAACACTAGCCTACCAGTCCTTACTGTTGCCAGAGTGCCCGACTCCGCTTGTCGTGAATCCGAATGTCTGCTTCTCGTTCATGCCTCATGAGTACCCGTATAACACCCGCTATGAGGGAAGCTATCAGTTCAAGAAGCACTACTACAAAGAAGTAGGCAACCTGAAGCACACAGGGGAAGAGTACGATTGTGCTGTATTCCTTGACACTCTACCTGAAGTTAAGTTTTGGGTCCGCAACATCGAGAGACGTGAGCGGCACTCCTTCAGCCTTCAGACGACCACTGACAAGTTTTATCCTGACTTCGTCGCCATGTTGACGGATGGCCGGTATCTCGTGGTGGAGTACAAGGGGCAGGACAGGTGGTCTAATGACGACTCCAAGGAGAAGCGCGCTCTTGGTGAGTTGTGGGAAAAACGTAGCGGTGGTTCATGCCTCTTCATCATGCCAAACGGGAAGGACCTTGAGGCAATCCGAATGAAAGCGCAAAGCTGA
- a CDS encoding site-specific integrase yields MKGFLRLRGNTYYFRCRVPQDLHGTFFQGQEILKSLHTKDRKQAKDAAAEWYCRTNRIFHLCRFNALPMSQLQALVQSELFPPKTKPVQPASPFLRNLFDTFISAHRVNWREKSYDEVAYSLELAVDVIGNIQICQLTSDVIKSYLATILLLPANHRKKQTLRHLKITEIIKLPGNIPMSRKSVCKHMQWLGAALKHAKMEHLLDGVVLPAITRSPHEERSVYAPEELQRILDNLTWDERHPDRLWVPLIGLLQGMRLNEICQLHVNDVSADDVPSISINDDVDKQVKNSESYRRVPIHPKLLQLGFLDFVHRVKRRGEARLFWQLKPHRGAYAHYTGKWFQTFNRKHVTSDPKKVFHSLRHGFIDYLANSTEAKEHQIAWLVGHTNRKSQTTGRYTKPPTPAQLMPILQMFDVSEVLEWKVVEAEIQRSST; encoded by the coding sequence ATGAAGGGCTTTTTGCGTTTAAGGGGCAACACGTATTACTTTCGCTGTCGGGTGCCGCAGGACCTCCACGGGACGTTCTTCCAAGGGCAGGAGATACTGAAGTCCCTGCACACGAAGGACAGGAAACAGGCTAAGGATGCCGCCGCAGAATGGTACTGTCGGACCAACAGGATTTTCCACCTCTGCCGGTTTAACGCCTTGCCCATGAGTCAGCTTCAGGCGCTTGTCCAATCGGAGCTATTTCCTCCTAAGACTAAACCGGTTCAGCCTGCCTCACCGTTCCTCCGTAACCTCTTCGATACCTTTATAAGCGCGCACCGGGTGAACTGGCGAGAGAAGTCCTATGATGAGGTTGCGTATTCCCTTGAACTAGCTGTTGACGTTATCGGCAACATCCAGATTTGTCAGCTAACCTCAGATGTAATCAAATCCTACCTTGCGACGATACTGTTGCTTCCTGCCAACCACCGGAAGAAACAGACCCTCCGACACTTGAAGATCACCGAAATCATAAAACTTCCGGGTAACATCCCTATGTCCCGCAAGAGCGTATGTAAACACATGCAATGGCTAGGGGCTGCCCTGAAGCACGCAAAGATGGAGCACCTTCTAGACGGTGTCGTTCTGCCTGCTATCACAAGGAGTCCGCATGAGGAGAGGAGTGTCTATGCCCCGGAGGAGTTGCAGCGGATACTCGATAACCTAACATGGGATGAGAGGCACCCGGATCGGCTCTGGGTTCCCTTGATCGGGCTGCTTCAGGGGATGCGATTGAACGAGATTTGCCAGCTTCATGTTAATGATGTTAGTGCTGACGATGTCCCTAGCATCTCCATCAATGACGACGTGGATAAGCAGGTGAAGAACTCTGAGAGTTATCGGAGGGTTCCGATACACCCTAAGCTGCTGCAACTCGGCTTCCTCGACTTTGTCCACAGAGTGAAGCGGAGAGGGGAGGCTAGGCTGTTCTGGCAGTTGAAGCCGCACCGGGGAGCATACGCCCACTACACCGGGAAATGGTTTCAGACCTTCAACAGGAAGCACGTCACCTCTGATCCCAAAAAAGTATTCCATAGCCTGCGGCACGGCTTCATAGATTATCTTGCCAACAGCACGGAAGCGAAGGAGCATCAAATCGCATGGCTTGTTGGGCATACTAACCGGAAATCGCAGACAACAGGGCGATACACGAAGCCACCGACACCGGCTCAACTCATGCCGATACTACAGATGTTCGACGTTTCTGAGGTCCTTGAGTGGAAGGTGGTGGAGGCTGAAATCCAGAGGTCTTCCACGTAA
- a CDS encoding recombinase family protein encodes MAIIGYARVSTLDQDLTAQLAQLNAAGCDRIYKEKASGVKQDRPELAAMLDYVREGDTVTVCKLDRVARSTKHLLDIVDTLEAKRVTFKVLNINLDTSSPTGKLMLSMLGAIGQFEREMMLERQREGIQLAKDAGAYKGRKPTAREKAADVMQLLSEGLTKEATAERLGIGVASVYRIAKDARTTATLPTSI; translated from the coding sequence ATGGCAATCATCGGATACGCACGGGTGAGCACACTTGACCAAGACCTGACAGCGCAGTTAGCACAACTGAACGCCGCAGGGTGTGACCGGATTTACAAAGAGAAGGCTTCAGGAGTTAAGCAGGATCGCCCTGAGTTGGCAGCTATGCTTGATTACGTCCGCGAGGGTGATACCGTCACTGTCTGCAAGTTAGATCGTGTTGCTCGGAGCACCAAGCACCTGCTGGACATTGTTGATACCCTCGAAGCAAAGCGGGTTACGTTCAAGGTGCTAAACATCAACCTTGATACCAGTTCACCGACAGGAAAGCTCATGCTGTCGATGCTCGGAGCCATCGGCCAGTTTGAACGGGAGATGATGCTTGAGCGTCAGCGTGAAGGTATCCAGCTTGCCAAGGATGCAGGAGCCTACAAGGGCCGGAAGCCTACTGCACGGGAAAAGGCCGCAGATGTCATGCAACTCCTAAGTGAAGGACTGACCAAGGAGGCGACAGCAGAACGCCTAGGCATCGGGGTTGCGTCAGTGTACCGTATTGCCAAGGATGCAAGAACCACCGCGACGCTACCCACCAGCATTTAG
- a CDS encoding PqiC family protein: MRKPALCLISLVLVLSVSACSRSPRSNFYTLVPQALPPGQALSAAAPSVSVGPVTIPEVVDRPQIVLRVAENRVEVLESHRWAEPLKSEIPRLMAQDLGRMLGSSRVSSYGQSAGADATYRVLVDIARLEAVPGEAATVQALWTVRRGSARIKGESLVRQKVSGPGYDQLVSACSRALAGVSSDIAKAIQADAAALP; this comes from the coding sequence ATGCGCAAGCCAGCCCTATGCCTGATATCGCTCGTCCTGGTACTGTCGGTTTCCGCCTGCAGCAGGTCGCCTCGATCAAACTTCTACACCCTTGTCCCACAGGCGTTGCCGCCCGGGCAGGCGCTCTCAGCCGCGGCCCCGTCGGTCTCCGTAGGCCCGGTCACCATCCCCGAAGTAGTCGACCGCCCCCAGATCGTCTTGCGCGTTGCCGAAAACAGGGTCGAGGTCCTGGAGAGTCACCGCTGGGCTGAGCCTTTGAAGAGCGAGATACCGCGCCTGATGGCGCAGGATCTGGGTCGCATGCTTGGCTCCTCCCGTGTTTCCAGCTACGGGCAAAGCGCAGGCGCCGACGCGACCTACCGCGTGCTGGTCGACATCGCAAGGCTGGAGGCGGTTCCCGGGGAGGCGGCCACAGTCCAGGCGCTTTGGACCGTGCGCCGCGGCAGCGCCAGGATAAAGGGGGAGTCGCTGGTGCGCCAGAAGGTTTCTGGCCCCGGCTACGACCAGCTGGTCTCGGCCTGCAGCCGCGCGCTGGCGGGGGTGAGTTCCGACATTGCCAAGGCGATCCAGGCCGACGCCGCGGCGCTCCCCTGA
- a CDS encoding MucR family transcriptional regulator: MATLVEIAAQLVSSHASSTPMTSDELLAEISKVHAALKNLEAGQSIEGIDESKPSVSMKEAFRKNEVVCLVCGKGGFKTLARHLSTAHGMKPGAYKKQFGISSKQALSAKSYSEARRKMAQDRGLADNLAKAREVRMANIEAKKEGGAASAKAAKPAKPAKAAKAVKAAKPKAAAKAKK, translated from the coding sequence ATGGCGACTCTGGTAGAGATAGCAGCGCAACTCGTGTCATCGCATGCTTCCAGCACTCCGATGACTTCGGACGAGCTTCTCGCAGAAATAAGCAAAGTACATGCAGCACTGAAGAACCTCGAAGCAGGTCAAAGCATAGAAGGAATCGACGAATCCAAGCCTTCCGTCAGCATGAAGGAAGCCTTCAGGAAGAACGAAGTGGTCTGCCTGGTGTGCGGCAAAGGGGGCTTCAAGACCCTTGCCCGCCATCTCTCCACAGCCCACGGCATGAAGCCTGGCGCCTATAAGAAGCAGTTCGGCATCTCCAGCAAGCAGGCGCTCTCGGCAAAGAGCTACTCCGAGGCGCGCAGGAAGATGGCCCAGGACCGTGGACTCGCCGACAACCTCGCCAAGGCGCGCGAAGTCCGCATGGCCAACATCGAAGCCAAGAAAGAGGGCGGGGCCGCCAGCGCGAAGGCAGCCAAACCCGCCAAGCCTGCAAAGGCTGCAAAAGCTGTCAAGGCGGCCAAGCCCAAAGCCGCTGCCAAGGCAAAGAAATAG
- a CDS encoding helix-turn-helix transcriptional regulator, with protein sequence MSMSDVTHVVVDNDIVAVGELLKRKELVAMLGLCYTTIYNMEKAGKFPARRKVSRGRVAWLRSEVEDWIRALPTV encoded by the coding sequence ATGTCAATGTCAGATGTAACACATGTTGTTGTGGATAACGACATAGTAGCAGTAGGCGAGCTACTTAAGCGTAAAGAGTTAGTAGCTATGTTGGGCTTATGTTACACGACTATCTACAACATGGAGAAAGCGGGCAAGTTCCCTGCTAGGCGGAAGGTATCACGAGGTCGGGTAGCATGGCTACGTTCAGAAGTCGAAGATTGGATAAGAGCGTTGCCAACTGTTTAA
- the glk gene encoding glucokinase: MVILAGDVGGTSTRLAYFESTRNGLVALAEGRYQSQEHSSLADIVRRFATQYRMDAQKACFGIAGPVIDGRVRTPNLPWNIDSGELAAAVGLKEVRLINDLEANTYGIAELKAQDLLTLNPGVADPTGTIAVVSAGTGLGESLAYWDGAAHRPLPSEAGHADFAARNEVEADLLLYLQAKHGRVSYERVLSGPGLLDIYRFLRDRHYFQEDEAIIAAMNAGDAPAVITRAALDGNCPMCEKALDIFVAVYGAEAGNAALRFLATGGVYLGGGIAPKISEKLRGASFIVAFTAKGRLSSLVQTIPVHVILNERTALLGAGRAASISSS, from the coding sequence ATGGTCATTCTTGCTGGAGATGTCGGTGGAACCTCTACGCGGCTTGCCTACTTCGAGTCCACGCGCAACGGTCTGGTCGCGCTTGCCGAGGGCCGTTACCAAAGCCAGGAGCACAGCAGCTTAGCCGACATCGTGCGCCGCTTCGCCACCCAGTACCGCATGGACGCCCAAAAGGCCTGCTTCGGCATAGCAGGGCCGGTGATCGACGGCAGGGTGCGGACCCCGAACCTTCCCTGGAACATCGACAGCGGCGAGCTTGCTGCGGCAGTCGGCCTTAAAGAGGTGCGCCTGATCAACGACCTCGAGGCGAACACCTACGGCATCGCCGAGCTGAAGGCGCAGGACCTCTTGACGTTGAACCCCGGAGTGGCGGACCCTACAGGGACCATAGCCGTCGTCTCCGCCGGCACCGGCCTCGGCGAATCCCTCGCCTACTGGGACGGCGCCGCCCACAGGCCGCTTCCCAGCGAGGCGGGTCACGCCGATTTCGCCGCCAGAAACGAGGTCGAGGCAGACCTTTTGCTCTACCTTCAGGCGAAACACGGCCGGGTCAGCTACGAGCGCGTCCTCTCGGGCCCGGGGCTTCTCGATATCTACCGGTTTCTCAGGGACAGGCATTACTTCCAGGAAGACGAGGCCATCATAGCAGCCATGAACGCGGGGGACGCCCCTGCGGTCATCACCCGCGCGGCGCTGGATGGGAACTGCCCCATGTGCGAGAAGGCGCTCGATATCTTCGTTGCGGTCTACGGCGCCGAAGCAGGCAACGCGGCCCTCAGGTTCCTTGCCACCGGTGGCGTCTATCTCGGTGGGGGGATCGCTCCCAAGATCTCGGAGAAACTGCGTGGGGCTTCCTTCATCGTCGCCTTCACCGCAAAAGGGCGTCTCAGCTCTTTGGTGCAAACAATACCGGTGCATGTCATACTAAACGAGCGAACCGCACTGCTAGGTGCGGGCAGGGCTGCTTCAATCTCATCCAGTTGA
- a CDS encoding PqiB family protein: protein MTDTPEKNALDDIPEAVSEPKRRFSIQLVWIIPIVAALIGLSIAVKAYIDRGQVITITFKTGEGLEAGKTKLKYKDVMIGEVKSIAISNDRSHVVVTAEVTKDARGLMVKDTRFWVVRARISGGNVSGLNTLLGGSYIGVEAGTYTEPREDFVGLESPPAVSVDVPGRQFVLHSTEVGSLDTGSPIFFRRMQVGQVVGTELDRDGKGVTVKIFIRSPYDKFIKVNTYFWHASGIDLTLSASGVKVDTESMVSILLGGISFEEPEGKGDAPPAPPNTIFSLYATRDDAAKHAAAVEKFVLVFKESVRGLAVGAPVDLRGVTVGEVTKIDVALNAKGTDFTVPVEIQFYPNHLLPKANGQEKAPETGDRMLRRLLDDMVAHGFRAQIKSASLLTGQLYVALDFVPGTRPAKIDWKADPPRFPTVPGSMEKLQKNLIEIVQRIEKLPLEQIAGDAGTTIRSLDSTLKSADQLLKNMDRNLVPEARSVLIESRQAIDEVKKTLADARQTLGGANGVLAPDAPVQIDLRDTMREVSRAAQSLRVLGDYLEQHPEALIRGKKQEK from the coding sequence ATGACTGATACACCTGAGAAAAACGCCCTCGACGACATCCCCGAGGCGGTCAGCGAGCCCAAGCGCCGTTTCAGCATCCAGCTGGTCTGGATCATCCCGATCGTCGCCGCGCTTATCGGACTCTCCATCGCCGTCAAGGCATACATCGACCGCGGGCAGGTCATCACCATCACCTTCAAGACCGGCGAGGGGCTGGAGGCGGGGAAGACCAAGCTCAAGTACAAGGACGTGATGATCGGCGAGGTGAAGTCGATCGCCATATCCAACGACCGCTCCCACGTGGTGGTGACCGCCGAGGTGACCAAGGACGCCCGCGGCCTCATGGTCAAGGACACCCGTTTCTGGGTGGTGCGGGCGCGGATTTCCGGCGGCAACGTCTCCGGCCTGAACACGCTTCTCGGTGGATCCTACATCGGCGTCGAGGCGGGAACCTACACCGAGCCGCGCGAGGATTTCGTAGGGCTTGAATCGCCTCCCGCGGTATCCGTAGATGTCCCCGGGCGCCAGTTCGTGCTGCACTCAACTGAGGTCGGCTCGCTCGACACCGGCTCCCCCATATTTTTCCGCCGCATGCAGGTGGGGCAGGTGGTCGGGACCGAATTGGACCGCGACGGCAAGGGGGTCACGGTCAAGATCTTCATCCGCTCCCCTTACGACAAGTTCATCAAGGTCAACACCTACTTCTGGCATGCCAGCGGCATCGACCTGACCTTGAGTGCCAGCGGGGTGAAGGTCGACACCGAGTCCATGGTGTCGATCCTTCTGGGGGGGATCTCCTTCGAGGAGCCTGAAGGGAAGGGGGATGCACCCCCCGCGCCTCCCAACACCATATTCTCCCTCTACGCGACCAGGGACGACGCCGCCAAGCATGCGGCGGCCGTGGAGAAGTTCGTGCTCGTCTTCAAGGAATCGGTGCGCGGGCTCGCCGTGGGAGCGCCGGTCGACCTTCGCGGGGTGACGGTGGGCGAGGTTACCAAGATCGACGTGGCGCTCAACGCCAAGGGAACGGATTTCACTGTCCCGGTCGAGATACAGTTCTACCCCAACCACCTCCTTCCCAAGGCAAACGGACAGGAGAAGGCGCCGGAGACAGGCGACCGGATGCTTAGGAGGCTTTTGGACGACATGGTGGCGCACGGCTTCCGCGCGCAGATCAAGAGCGCTAGTCTTCTCACCGGTCAGCTTTACGTGGCGCTCGACTTCGTGCCGGGGACACGACCGGCGAAGATCGACTGGAAAGCGGACCCGCCGCGCTTCCCGACCGTCCCGGGGTCGATGGAGAAGCTGCAGAAGAACCTGATCGAGATCGTGCAGAGGATCGAGAAGCTCCCGCTTGAGCAGATCGCCGGCGACGCGGGGACCACCATACGCTCGCTCGATTCCACGCTGAAAAGCGCCGACCAGTTGCTGAAGAACATGGACCGCAACCTGGTCCCGGAGGCACGCTCCGTCCTCATAGAGTCGCGACAGGCCATCGACGAGGTCAAGAAGACCCTTGCCGATGCGCGTCAGACCCTGGGAGGGGCCAACGGCGTCCTCGCCCCGGACGCCCCGGTGCAGATCGACCTGCGTGACACCATGCGCGAGGTGTCGCGCGCCGCCCAGTCGCTGAGGGTTCTGGGCGACTACCTGGAGCAGCACCCCGAAGCGCTGATCCGAGGTAAAAAACAGGAGAAATAG
- a CDS encoding site-specific DNA-methyltransferase — MPTLDWIGKKAVVNHHNEVPFHLLKCNDNLSVGDPGSGNLLVQGDNLLALKALLPYYAGQVKCIIIDPPYNTGVQGWTYNDNVSSPEMKSWLGKTVGKEAEDLSRHDKWLCMMYPRMQLLVRFLRSDGFLFVCLDEIEIARFRLMMEEILPPRCYITTLIWKSRRNLDNRSLHNVSSDHEYVVAYRMGTNGFRGQEKDMNKYSNADNDPRGPWMSDNLVGLATKDRRPNLHYDLVNPATGHVYPCPPKGWRYSQDTMAQKIEEGRILWPATRTGRPRHKKFAADLRSDYAGFSSFVECGNTNEGTEEVSRIMGGEQFIFPKPRTLIQTLLKQTTSGDDLVLDSFGGTGTTGHAVMAQNVEDMGTRKFIIVEMDNTICETVTRERLKRVLTGYDYTNSTGKEVSVRGINGGFRYCELGQPLFTPEGRIEDTVVSFKDLAHHVFFIATGEPLPHETELTTPLIGSANGVAVYLLYNGILGDETENGGNVLTREILALLPAYDGPKIVYGNGCMIAPDRLRRENITFRQVPYEVRVS, encoded by the coding sequence ATGCCCACGCTTGACTGGATCGGTAAGAAGGCTGTAGTCAATCATCACAATGAAGTGCCGTTTCACCTCTTGAAGTGCAATGACAACCTTTCCGTAGGTGATCCCGGTAGCGGTAACTTGCTTGTCCAAGGAGATAACCTGCTAGCTCTGAAGGCGCTCCTTCCGTACTATGCCGGGCAGGTGAAGTGCATTATTATTGACCCTCCCTACAACACTGGTGTGCAAGGGTGGACTTATAATGATAACGTCAGTTCACCAGAAATGAAAAGCTGGCTTGGGAAAACTGTAGGCAAGGAAGCAGAAGACCTGTCTCGTCACGACAAGTGGCTCTGTATGATGTATCCACGGATGCAGCTTCTTGTGAGGTTCTTGCGCTCAGATGGTTTCTTGTTTGTATGCCTTGACGAGATAGAGATTGCTCGTTTTAGACTCATGATGGAAGAGATACTTCCCCCTAGATGCTATATAACTACACTGATTTGGAAATCTCGGAGAAATCTTGATAATCGCAGCTTGCACAATGTATCTTCAGATCACGAGTACGTTGTGGCTTATCGAATGGGGACCAATGGCTTTAGAGGGCAAGAAAAAGATATGAACAAGTACAGCAATGCTGACAATGATCCACGCGGCCCTTGGATGTCAGATAATCTTGTCGGTCTAGCAACTAAGGATAGGCGTCCTAATCTTCACTACGACCTTGTTAACCCAGCGACGGGGCACGTTTATCCTTGTCCGCCTAAAGGGTGGAGGTACTCACAGGATACTATGGCTCAGAAAATAGAAGAAGGGCGGATTCTTTGGCCAGCTACCAGGACAGGAAGACCTAGACATAAGAAGTTTGCAGCCGACCTAAGAAGTGACTACGCCGGTTTTTCCTCCTTTGTCGAGTGTGGCAACACTAATGAAGGTACAGAAGAGGTGTCACGGATTATGGGCGGAGAACAGTTCATTTTTCCTAAACCGCGGACCCTTATCCAGACACTTTTAAAGCAGACCACCTCTGGAGATGACTTAGTTCTAGATTCGTTTGGTGGAACAGGGACAACAGGTCATGCAGTCATGGCGCAGAACGTAGAGGATATGGGTACTCGGAAGTTTATCATTGTTGAAATGGATAACACTATCTGCGAAACCGTAACAAGAGAACGTCTGAAGCGTGTTCTTACTGGATACGATTACACAAACAGCACTGGCAAAGAGGTATCAGTTAGGGGTATTAACGGTGGCTTCCGCTATTGCGAACTTGGACAGCCACTCTTCACCCCTGAAGGCCGTATAGAGGATACGGTGGTTTCGTTTAAGGACCTAGCACACCATGTTTTCTTTATCGCTACAGGCGAACCCTTGCCGCATGAAACGGAGTTGACCACCCCGCTTATTGGTTCGGCAAATGGGGTCGCTGTGTACCTTCTCTATAACGGCATACTCGGCGACGAAACAGAAAACGGTGGTAACGTGTTGACACGTGAAATACTTGCCTTGCTACCAGCCTATGATGGTCCCAAGATTGTCTACGGTAACGGTTGCATGATAGCACCTGATCGGCTCAGACGGGAGAACATCACGTTCCGCCAAGTACCTTATGAAGTGAGGGTTTCCTGA
- a CDS encoding FKBP-type peptidyl-prolyl cis-trans isomerase yields the protein MRKLLVVALVVLTAVPALAADEKKTDELKTFYAIGQVMARQLGVFSLAPDELTQVKKGLDDGIEGKSQIDIEAYKMKIQQLAVDRRNAQGEKLAAQSKEFIEKAAKEKGAVKTPSGLVYKTIKEGTGASPAATDKVKVNYRGTLIDGKEFDSSAAAGKPAEFRLDQVIKCWTEGVQKMKVGGKAQLVCPPDLAYGERGSGLIPANATLVFEVELLDVTK from the coding sequence ATGCGGAAACTGTTAGTTGTTGCTCTTGTTGTATTGACAGCTGTACCGGCCCTTGCTGCAGATGAAAAGAAAACCGACGAGTTGAAGACCTTTTATGCCATAGGGCAGGTCATGGCCCGCCAGCTCGGAGTGTTCAGCCTCGCCCCGGACGAATTGACCCAGGTGAAGAAGGGGCTTGACGACGGTATCGAAGGGAAGTCCCAGATCGACATCGAGGCCTACAAGATGAAGATCCAGCAGCTGGCCGTGGATCGCCGCAACGCGCAGGGCGAGAAGCTTGCTGCGCAGTCCAAGGAGTTCATCGAAAAGGCCGCTAAAGAGAAGGGGGCCGTGAAGACTCCGTCCGGGCTGGTCTACAAAACGATCAAGGAAGGGACGGGGGCAAGCCCTGCCGCCACCGACAAGGTGAAGGTCAACTATCGCGGGACGCTGATAGACGGCAAGGAATTCGACAGCTCCGCCGCGGCGGGCAAACCTGCCGAATTCCGCCTGGACCAGGTGATCAAGTGCTGGACCGAAGGGGTACAGAAGATGAAAGTCGGCGGCAAGGCTCAGCTCGTTTGCCCTCCTGACCTGGCCTACGGTGAGCGCGGTTCCGGGCTCATCCCTGCCAACGCCACCCTGGTGTTCGAAGTGGAGCTCCTCGACGTGACGAAGTAA